In Stomoxys calcitrans chromosome 2, idStoCalc2.1, whole genome shotgun sequence, the following proteins share a genomic window:
- the LOC106094252 gene encoding splicing factor 3A subunit 3, with protein sequence METLLEQQRRYHEERERLVKIMVDEYASKKLNEKDRIYSEHRLKYLVDLHYNSTSKLRELYEDKDNERKMEIQALSGPNEFNEFYNRLKQIKEFYKKHPSEVSIPLSVEFEDMVKAYNNPDEMSALVEFTDEEGGGRYLDLNECYEMYVNLRGVEKVDYITYLMTFDHVFDIAKERKNKEYKKYLESLNEYLHNFVLRVQPLHDIDEELVKVELDFQKQWLQGTFPGWVSKETESALANTGAHLDLSAFSSWEELASLGLDRLKSALMALGLKCGGTLEERAQRLFSTKGKKTLDPSLMAKKPSKTTSMQSRENERHKEIAQLEAYLYKYADLVSEQRSATKENVQRKQARTGGERNDSDVEASDSDIDDDPDADDVPYNPKNLPLGWDGKPIPYWLYKLHGLNISYNCEICGNYTYKGPKAFQRHFAEWRHAHGMRCLGIPNTAHFANVTQIEDAITLWEKLKSQKTSERWIADQEEEFEDSQGNVVNRKTYEDLKRQGLL encoded by the coding sequence ATGGAAACTTTGCTTGAACAGCAAAGGCGTTACCATGAAGAACGCGAACGTTTGGTGAAAATTATGGTTGACGAGTATGCCAGCAAGAAACTGAATGAAAAAGACCGCATATATTCCGAACACAGATTGAAGTACCTCGTGGATTTGCATTACAATTCAACTTCCAAGTTGAGAGAGCTCTACGAAGATAAGGACAATGAGAGAAAAATGGAGATTCAAGCCCTATCGGGACCAAATGAGTTCAATGAATTTTACAACCGCCTCAAACAAATCAAAGAGTTCTACAAAAAACACCCTAGTGAGGTCAGCATTCCTTTATCTGTCGAGTTTGAGGATATGGTAAAGGCCTACAATAATCCAGACGAAATGTCTGCCTTGGTTGAGTTTACCGACGAGGAAGGTGGTGGACGTTACTTGGATTTAAACGAATGTTATGAGATGTATGTCAATTTAAGAGGTGTTGAGAAGGTTGACTACATTACCTATCTGATGACATTTGATCATGTCTTTGACATTGCCAAGGAGAGGAAAAACAAGGagtataagaaatatttggagTCATTAAACGAATATTTGCATAATTTCGTACTGCGAGTGCAGCCTTTACATGATATTGATGAGGAACTGGTAAAAGTAGAATTGGACTTTCAAAAGCAATGGCTGCAAGGCACATTTCCCGGTTGGGTCTCAAAGGAAACAGAATCGGCTTTGGCAAATACAGGAGCCCATTTAGACTTGTCTGCTTTTTCCAGTTGGGAAGAGTTGGCTTCCCTTGGTCTTGATCGTTTAAAATCAGCTCTGATGGCTTTGGGTCTTAAATGTGGTGGAACTCTAGAGGAAAGGGCTCAACGATTGTTTTCCacaaaaggcaaaaaaacaTTAGACCCCTCTCTAATGGCCAAGAAGCCTTCCAAAACAACCAGCATGCAATCTCGAGAGAACGAACGGCACAAAGAAATAGCCCAATTAGAAGCTTACTTGTACAAATATGCCGATTTAGTATCTGAACAGCGTAGTGCTACGAAGGAAAACGTTCAACGCAAACAGGCTCGCACTGGAGGCGAAAGGAATGACAGCGACGTTGAGGCAAGTGACTCAGACATTGATGATGACCCGGATGCCGACGATGTTCCATACAATCCCAAAAATCTTCCTTTGGGCTGGGATGGTAAACCTATTCCTTACTGGCTTTATAAACTCCATGGCTTGAATATTAGTTATAATTGTGAAATATGTGGTAATTATACGTACAAAGGGCCGAAAGCCTTTCAACGTCACTTTGCCGAATGGCGCCATGCTCATGGTATGAGATGTCTAGGCATTCCAAATACTGCACATTTTGCAAATGTTACTCAGATAGAAGATGCTATTACTCTGTGGGAAAAACTGAAATCGCAAAAAACCTCTGAAAGATGGATTGCTGATCAAGAAGAAGAATTTGAAGACTCTCAGGGGAATGTGGTAAATCGTAAGACCTATGAAGATTTGAAGAGACAAGGTTTACTATAA
- the LOC106094352 gene encoding DNA polymerase zeta subunit 2, whose translation MEDDFNDIVIEALEVFINHILYTRDVYPAQIFKKRRMYNTPVYTSIYPPLNTYIYNVFRILRELLKARELECVQILLYKDDSKEYEKYNFKVLQMLENKVCEDEFLMEFEEQLRSSLYTLAERLKNLEKLPSDCKFKIQIYTTQAGFVRLSHNPHYQEFPWLRADLKSSEPRKSISLLPLTTLNTCKASKNCDTWKQY comes from the exons ATGGAGGACG aTTTCAATGACATTGTGATTGAGGCATTGGAAGTGTTCATCAACCATATCTTGTACACAAGAGATGTTTATCCtgcccaaattttcaaaaaacgaaGAATGTACAATACACCAGTGTATACATCAATATATCCTCCTTTAAACACCTATATATACAATGTATTTCGTATACTTCGTGAGCTGCTCAAGGCGCGAGAATTGGAATGCGTGCAAATACTGTTGTACAAAGATGATAGCAAGGAATACGAAAAGtataattttaaagttttgcaaaTGTTGGAAAATAAAGTATGTGAAGatgaatttttaatggaattcgAGGAACAATTGCGATCTTCCTTATATACGCTGGCAGAAAgattaaaaaatttggaaaaacttCCCTCAGATTGTAAATTCAAAATACAAATATACACTACGCAAGCGGGATTCGTAAGACTGTCACACAATCCTCACTATCAG gAATTTCCGTGGTTGCGTGCTGATCTAAAAAGCTCTGAACCAAGGAAGAGCATTTCATTGTTGCCCCTTACTACATTAAACACG